The Verrucomicrobiales bacterium genome includes a window with the following:
- a CDS encoding AAA family ATPase translates to MNDEIRSLLDSLRRGQYEDPSEKIALLAAALQEGPAEESLIEGLLRAPQIPLRLAALEACRLGGPRCAELTLVMLSGDAESRVRLKLLDCLPNADTKTTQEILTRLMQDTDDEVRCRAVKASEGRPVFADSHTKLLESDPHWAVRRAAAKALGESASPTRPAASGLIKALISDSDEDVQTECARQLDRLVELDREAATSVLPSDIQRLAKAEAVVAPMGERFKHLLEWLHERTSVAANPRELARFGTDLTALAHSGLLPRAHHIANFTATLVDLLKRERRRSIALIGKSGCGKSAIVQELVHALALPENGAWLVIRVSPSDLISGTRFLGEWETKVRELVAAARFPRRVLIYVPNLGELSSVGRSSKSDSNIASALAPYLDDGSIVLLGEATPEEFERGMGREASLVRLFDKVLVEEASMDQTDAILRAIREEEGAKVVPDERLSEILELSGFFMGHLAAPGNAATLLRSVIAWARAAEREATRLDILSVISQSSGLPIKLLDDTCSLDQRQLREFFENQIIGQPEAVEAVVDVVTLIKAGLTDPARPFNVMLFVGPTGVGKTELARALANYIFGNPDRLLRFDMSEFAGPEGFNRLIGGRDDNGILTDAIRQRPFSVLLLDEIEKSHVNVFDLCLQIFDAGRLTDGRGRLVDFRRTVVILTSNVGAAGLEARLGFGTGGEDRAAGTPDPDRTLRELSRVFRPEFLNRIDRIVNFRPLSLEVAERIARRELQQVLLRSGILRRGLTINTDSSVITLLVREGYSPHFGARPLKRTVERHVLLPLARFIAANPNQESAVLSLVARGNQVDIHLLSTPTPPSGPGANSVSTSSKPQKQSLEETPELLDRMQKLEGFLEPLTARKSELMSRTRERGFFDQKAEREAVLEELHRLDEFLARCAALREGIDRFSASRAVRSRSPDKQDLSFEERKAELRSELEQLELVCRSAKDTSLMGDALLLIMQVKADGDSLDAVRKLAETYGHIAARRRLRCEVVAERWEGQIDEVWLRIPGLGARALFVAEEGLHEFNHRRRSKNPRSGREQTFKDSAMLRVEVFPGQGDPDRQFMREVDTQVSVSALKPPRSRMVDSASWSVRVFHPPTLRSIEVWTAGTKDQAMKTACEILYSQVRSAAATETSSTRVVRRYDLGIGSRIKDLRTGRITTRLAQFFRGKVDLGQI, encoded by the coding sequence ATGAACGACGAAATACGGAGTTTATTGGACAGCCTCCGCCGGGGCCAGTACGAGGACCCCAGCGAGAAGATTGCACTGCTAGCCGCCGCCCTCCAGGAAGGGCCAGCAGAGGAGTCCCTCATCGAAGGGCTTCTACGGGCGCCTCAAATACCGCTACGCCTCGCCGCGCTCGAAGCCTGTCGCCTGGGTGGACCTCGCTGCGCCGAACTAACCCTGGTGATGCTGAGTGGTGATGCGGAATCCAGGGTCCGACTCAAGCTGCTGGACTGCCTGCCAAATGCGGACACAAAAACCACACAGGAGATTCTCACCCGGCTGATGCAGGATACCGACGACGAAGTACGTTGCCGGGCAGTGAAAGCATCTGAAGGCCGGCCTGTGTTTGCGGATAGTCACACAAAACTGCTTGAATCGGACCCGCATTGGGCGGTTCGGCGTGCGGCGGCGAAGGCCTTGGGCGAATCGGCCAGCCCCACCCGCCCGGCCGCCAGCGGATTAATCAAGGCCCTCATCAGCGACTCCGACGAGGATGTGCAAACGGAGTGCGCTCGTCAGCTCGATCGTCTGGTCGAACTAGACCGGGAGGCCGCCACCTCAGTGCTCCCGTCCGACATCCAGCGCTTGGCGAAAGCGGAAGCCGTCGTCGCGCCGATGGGCGAACGGTTCAAACACCTGCTCGAATGGCTGCACGAACGCACGTCAGTCGCGGCCAACCCACGTGAACTCGCCCGGTTTGGGACCGATCTTACCGCCCTGGCCCACTCAGGGTTACTACCGCGGGCACATCACATCGCAAACTTCACAGCCACGCTCGTCGACTTGCTGAAGCGGGAGCGGCGACGGTCAATCGCGCTGATCGGTAAATCCGGGTGCGGCAAGAGCGCCATTGTCCAAGAGCTCGTCCACGCGCTCGCCCTTCCCGAGAATGGCGCGTGGCTGGTGATCCGCGTTTCGCCGTCCGACCTCATATCAGGAACGCGATTTCTCGGAGAGTGGGAGACTAAGGTGCGCGAGCTGGTCGCGGCCGCCCGCTTTCCCCGCCGTGTCCTGATTTATGTGCCCAACCTGGGCGAGCTATCCTCAGTCGGCCGTTCGAGCAAATCCGATTCCAACATCGCCTCGGCGCTGGCGCCCTATCTGGACGATGGAAGTATCGTTTTGCTGGGAGAGGCCACACCGGAGGAGTTCGAGCGCGGCATGGGCCGGGAAGCCTCCTTGGTCCGGCTCTTCGACAAGGTCCTGGTGGAGGAGGCGTCGATGGATCAGACCGACGCGATCCTGCGCGCCATTCGCGAAGAGGAAGGCGCCAAGGTGGTGCCTGATGAGCGGCTCAGCGAAATTCTTGAGCTCAGCGGATTCTTCATGGGACATCTCGCGGCCCCGGGCAATGCGGCGACCCTGCTCCGCTCGGTGATCGCCTGGGCCAGGGCGGCGGAACGGGAAGCAACGCGACTCGACATCCTCAGCGTCATCTCCCAGTCCTCTGGCCTCCCCATCAAACTCCTGGACGATACTTGTTCGCTGGACCAGCGACAGCTGCGGGAGTTCTTTGAAAACCAGATCATCGGACAGCCCGAGGCGGTTGAAGCCGTGGTCGATGTGGTGACTCTGATCAAAGCGGGTCTGACCGATCCCGCGAGACCCTTCAATGTCATGCTGTTTGTAGGTCCCACCGGTGTAGGAAAAACCGAGTTGGCCCGCGCGTTGGCGAACTACATCTTTGGCAATCCCGACCGTCTCCTTCGCTTCGACATGAGCGAGTTTGCCGGCCCCGAAGGGTTCAACCGCCTGATCGGCGGGAGAGATGACAACGGGATCTTAACCGATGCCATCAGGCAACGGCCATTTTCCGTCCTGCTTTTGGATGAGATTGAAAAATCGCATGTCAACGTCTTCGACCTTTGCCTGCAGATCTTCGATGCCGGGCGACTGACTGATGGCCGGGGCCGGCTGGTTGATTTCCGCAGGACTGTCGTGATTCTCACCTCGAACGTCGGAGCCGCAGGCCTCGAAGCACGTCTCGGCTTCGGCACGGGAGGCGAGGATCGCGCGGCGGGAACGCCCGATCCGGATCGCACCCTGCGCGAGCTATCGCGGGTCTTCCGCCCGGAATTTCTCAACCGAATCGATCGCATCGTCAACTTCCGCCCGCTATCGCTGGAAGTCGCGGAGCGGATCGCTCGACGGGAACTGCAGCAGGTCCTGTTGCGGAGCGGCATCCTGAGACGGGGGCTGACCATCAATACCGATTCGAGCGTGATCACGCTTCTGGTTCGGGAGGGCTATTCACCGCACTTCGGAGCGCGTCCGTTGAAACGCACGGTGGAGAGACATGTGCTTCTGCCCCTGGCCCGTTTCATCGCAGCGAATCCAAACCAGGAATCTGCCGTTCTCAGCCTGGTGGCCCGAGGCAACCAAGTGGACATTCATCTGCTCTCCACGCCGACGCCCCCCTCGGGGCCGGGCGCGAACTCGGTCTCCACTTCGTCCAAGCCGCAGAAGCAAAGCCTGGAAGAAACACCCGAGCTTTTGGATCGGATGCAAAAACTGGAGGGATTCCTGGAGCCGCTGACTGCCAGAAAATCAGAGTTGATGTCGCGCACGCGCGAGCGCGGGTTTTTCGACCAGAAGGCCGAGCGCGAGGCGGTCTTGGAGGAATTGCATCGGCTCGATGAGTTTCTGGCGCGTTGCGCCGCGCTGCGAGAAGGGATCGACCGGTTTAGCGCCAGCCGCGCGGTCCGGAGCCGTTCTCCCGACAAACAGGATCTCTCCTTCGAAGAGCGGAAAGCTGAGCTTCGGTCGGAGCTGGAACAACTGGAACTGGTCTGCCGCAGCGCCAAGGATACTTCGCTGATGGGCGACGCCCTCCTGCTGATCATGCAGGTCAAGGCCGATGGTGACTCCCTGGATGCAGTCCGGAAGTTGGCCGAGACCTACGGCCATATCGCCGCGCGACGCCGTCTTCGGTGCGAAGTGGTCGCGGAACGCTGGGAGGGACAGATCGATGAGGTCTGGCTGCGAATTCCGGGCTTGGGCGCACGGGCCTTGTTTGTCGCGGAGGAGGGACTGCACGAATTCAACCACCGCCGACGGTCGAAAAATCCTCGATCCGGCCGCGAGCAGACGTTTAAGGACTCGGCCATGTTGAGAGTGGAGGTCTTCCCCGGCCAGGGCGATCCTGACCGCCAATTCATGCGCGAGGTCGACACCCAGGTGAGCGTCTCCGCACTGAAGCCCCCTCGCTCGCGGATGGTCGACAGCGCCAGTTGGTCGGTGCGGGTGTTTCATCCGCCCACCCTGCGGTCCATCGAGGTATGGACGGCGGGCACCAAGGATCAGGCGATGAAAACGGCCTGCGAAATCCTCTACTCGCAGGTTCGTTCTGCCGCCGCCACCGAAACCTCGTCCACCCGAGTTGTCCGCCGCTACGATTTGGGCATCGGATCGCGTATCAAAGATCTACGCACGGGGCGTATCACCACCCGCCTCGCTCAGTTCTTCCGCGGGAAGGTGGATCTCGGACAGATCTGA
- the rpiA gene encoding ribose-5-phosphate isomerase RpiA, whose protein sequence is MTQHELKRLVARSAVAYVLPGSVIGVGSGSTVHQFIEALAASRIPIEGAVSSGEATSTRLRAHGFRVLEANSLERIPLYIDGADEIDPGGRMIKGGGGALTREKIVADLADRILCIVDESKLVPVLGLFPLPIEVIPMAAGQIERRLRGLGGLPAVRRGFVTDNGCPIIDVSGLRIPDPLALEVEINQWPGVVSVGIFAHHKAHVCLLGTQRGVRTITFGDPVGPAASSA, encoded by the coding sequence ATGACTCAACATGAACTCAAGAGATTGGTAGCCAGGTCAGCGGTGGCCTATGTGCTCCCGGGCTCAGTGATCGGGGTCGGATCTGGGTCGACGGTCCACCAATTCATTGAAGCGTTGGCGGCTTCTCGGATCCCAATCGAGGGAGCGGTCTCCAGTGGCGAAGCCACCAGCACACGCTTGCGCGCCCACGGTTTCCGCGTTCTCGAGGCCAATTCTCTCGAGCGGATTCCCCTCTATATCGACGGGGCCGATGAAATTGACCCGGGTGGCCGAATGATCAAGGGAGGGGGAGGGGCGTTGACGCGAGAGAAGATTGTGGCCGATCTTGCGGATCGAATCCTCTGCATCGTCGACGAATCCAAGCTCGTTCCTGTGCTTGGCCTCTTCCCGTTGCCTATCGAAGTGATTCCGATGGCAGCGGGCCAAATAGAGCGACGGTTGCGCGGCCTTGGCGGCCTGCCCGCAGTGCGACGCGGGTTCGTGACCGACAACGGCTGCCCGATCATTGATGTGAGCGGTTTGCGCATCCCCGATCCTTTGGCGCTCGAGGTAGAGATCAACCAATGGCCCGGAGTCGTGAGCGTCGGCATCTTCGCTCATCACAAGGCTCATGTTTGTCTCCTCGGCACTCAGCGCGGGGTTAGGACAATCACCTTTGGGGATCCGGTGGGCCCGGCAGCATCCTCGGCATGA
- a CDS encoding SRPBCC family protein, with amino-acid sequence MKIVIGLVVVIGLLLIVVATRPADFRVTRSATLNASPTSLFEHVNDHRKFNVWNPFMKLDPNVKNTYSGPESGVGAVCSWEGNNDIGAGSCTITESKPAELVRCRMDWKRPMAGSSTVDFTFKAAGEKTVVTWSMYGKNSFMAKAVSLFLDCDKICGPQFEKGLAALGEIAAAAPKSNQD; translated from the coding sequence ATGAAAATCGTCATCGGCCTGGTTGTTGTCATTGGTCTCCTTCTCATCGTGGTCGCAACGCGACCCGCTGACTTCAGGGTGACTCGCAGTGCTACCTTGAACGCCTCGCCGACATCTCTATTCGAGCACGTCAACGACCATCGGAAATTCAACGTCTGGAACCCGTTTATGAAGCTCGATCCCAACGTCAAAAACACCTACAGCGGCCCAGAGTCCGGTGTCGGGGCAGTTTGTAGCTGGGAGGGCAATAACGACATCGGAGCTGGTAGCTGCACGATCACCGAGAGCAAACCGGCGGAGCTGGTGCGCTGCCGCATGGACTGGAAGCGGCCCATGGCCGGCTCGAGCACTGTAGACTTTACGTTCAAAGCAGCAGGCGAAAAAACCGTCGTGACTTGGAGTATGTACGGAAAGAACAGCTTCATGGCCAAGGCCGTCAGCCTCTTCCTGGACTGCGACAAGATCTGCGGTCCTCAATTCGAAAAAGGCCTCGCGGCCCTGGGTGAAATTGCGGCAGCGGCACCTAAGTCCAACCAGGATTGA
- a CDS encoding helix-turn-helix domain-containing protein yields the protein MISHGQLLTALTSSALFRTYARAYSETTGMPIALRPVETWQLPFHGKHKENTWCALMSEQSRTCASCLQVQEKLAKASSNGPATVICAYGLCETAVPVKLGPLTIGFLQTGQVLREKPTTASFQRALAKVEELGVSLPTAEAQEAYFSTPVASQRKLSSVADLLTIFAEHLSMKSNQIAMLRANAEHPIIARAKDYVREHHSEELSLSRVAGSAHVSIYYFCKLFRKVTGTTLTTFVSRTRVEKAKNLLINPNLRISEIAYNVGFQSITHFNRVFKSVTGESPTRYRERLPISASRNSVTKMSLKA from the coding sequence ATGATTTCACACGGACAGTTATTGACGGCCCTGACTAGTTCGGCACTGTTTCGAACCTACGCTCGGGCCTACAGCGAAACGACCGGAATGCCGATCGCTCTGCGACCCGTCGAAACCTGGCAACTGCCCTTTCATGGCAAGCACAAGGAGAACACCTGGTGCGCCCTCATGTCAGAACAAAGTCGCACGTGCGCCTCCTGCTTACAGGTGCAGGAAAAGCTGGCAAAAGCTTCGTCGAATGGTCCGGCGACGGTCATCTGCGCCTATGGATTGTGTGAAACAGCCGTGCCCGTAAAACTGGGGCCGCTCACGATCGGTTTCCTCCAAACCGGGCAGGTGTTGCGCGAGAAACCGACGACCGCTTCCTTCCAGCGGGCCCTGGCTAAGGTGGAGGAACTCGGCGTGAGTCTGCCGACAGCAGAAGCCCAGGAGGCTTACTTTTCGACTCCCGTGGCGTCGCAGAGGAAGCTAAGCTCGGTGGCAGACCTCCTGACGATCTTCGCGGAGCACCTTTCCATGAAAAGCAATCAGATCGCCATGTTGAGGGCCAACGCCGAGCACCCGATCATCGCCCGAGCGAAGGATTACGTTCGAGAGCATCACTCGGAAGAACTCTCCCTGAGCAGGGTGGCGGGATCGGCCCACGTCAGCATCTACTACTTCTGCAAGCTGTTCCGAAAAGTAACCGGAACCACGCTGACCACGTTCGTGTCGCGCACGCGGGTCGAGAAGGCGAAGAACTTGCTGATCAACCCAAACCTGCGCATCAGCGAGATCGCTTACAATGTCGGGTTCCAGTCCATCACCCACTTCAACCGTGTCTTCAAGAGTGTGACGGGTGAATCTCCCACTCGTTACCGGGAGCGCTTGCCCATCTCGGCATCCCGAAACTCCGTCACCAAGATGTCGCTCAAGGCCTGA
- a CDS encoding trypsin-like peptidase domain-containing protein: MIEPLLLTTVRVSTFSGRCHLTGATGFFFEREDRLFLVTTRHVVNNQATRHFPDRLEIELHTDVKNLTRSVAFSVPLYRGGKSLWRQGSDVGGDVDVAVLELDRAALPESGVWEAFTPVHLQRPLQEVEVGTSLLIVGFPLGFHDALHHLPVVRQAVIASSFGLRFQGMGYFLTDARTHRGTSGAPVVMRAPHPEAPLAWKLLGVHSARMDVGTRDAQLDETLGLNCAWYADILMTLTNAAGNSV, translated from the coding sequence ATGATCGAACCTCTGTTGCTGACCACAGTTCGAGTATCCACGTTTTCCGGCCGATGCCATCTTACCGGAGCGACCGGCTTTTTCTTCGAGCGCGAAGATCGGCTGTTTCTCGTCACGACGCGCCATGTGGTAAATAATCAGGCTACGCGGCACTTTCCTGATCGTTTGGAGATTGAGCTGCACACGGATGTGAAGAACCTGACTCGCTCCGTGGCCTTTTCTGTGCCGCTCTATCGAGGGGGCAAAAGCCTCTGGCGTCAGGGCAGCGATGTTGGGGGAGATGTGGACGTGGCGGTGCTCGAGTTGGATCGCGCTGCCCTTCCGGAGTCGGGCGTTTGGGAAGCCTTTACCCCGGTCCATTTGCAGCGACCCCTTCAGGAGGTGGAAGTGGGAACGTCCCTCCTCATCGTTGGGTTTCCTCTTGGTTTTCATGATGCCCTCCACCATTTGCCGGTGGTGCGGCAGGCGGTGATTGCCTCCTCATTTGGGCTCCGGTTTCAGGGCATGGGTTACTTTCTCACTGATGCCCGCACGCATCGGGGCACCAGCGGCGCGCCGGTGGTGATGCGCGCGCCGCATCCAGAAGCTCCGCTGGCGTGGAAGCTGTTGGGAGTTCATTCAGCGCGCATGGATGTGGGCACTCGGGATGCCCAGTTGGATGAGACCCTCGGGCTGAACTGCGCCTGGTATGCTGACATTTTGATGACCCTCACCAACGCAGCGGGGAACTCAGTTTGA
- a CDS encoding cytochrome c has protein sequence MNLKASLLLLLTGAATVVISAEKVSDMRLRQQAFMKTKLVYSQAILEGLTLEKYDLVSKNALRMRNMSQEGDWFLKGEWFLKNNPDYKAAITNFYRQTDSLFMAAADKNLDTAKEAYKKVVDSCVSCHVLFRAEQMKKR, from the coding sequence ATGAACCTGAAAGCATCCTTACTCCTATTATTGACCGGAGCAGCGACGGTAGTGATTTCCGCTGAGAAGGTGTCCGACATGAGACTGCGCCAACAGGCCTTCATGAAAACGAAGTTAGTCTACTCTCAGGCCATTCTGGAGGGACTGACCTTGGAGAAGTATGACCTCGTCTCCAAGAACGCCCTTCGCATGAGGAATATGAGCCAGGAAGGGGACTGGTTCCTCAAAGGAGAATGGTTCCTGAAAAACAATCCCGACTACAAAGCCGCGATCACCAACTTCTACCGTCAGACGGATTCCTTGTTCATGGCGGCGGCTGATAAGAATCTCGACACGGCGAAGGAGGCTTACAAGAAAGTCGTGGACAGTTGTGTGAGCTGCCACGTGCTCTTCCGAGCTGAACAGATGAAAAAACGTTGA
- a CDS encoding CRTAC1 family protein yields the protein MKKKPSSGPVPKSPVPSALWFYLLLFLSWACVAALFKWDAAWVPVSVVVFALVASWLGRRQPIVLRVLVLATLVFPIWKKLDPRFPSAGSSFASYRPKLMGDDAVISTLVTAEETCLALTPHMSVLSRGLMTLRLPGAGGEAVFAPSVQVLDLGPLPPMSSTDSQGIESRVWPLAAGFKVMSPVDLWRPLFDAVASFDHAKVIIATGQHPGGDPGRFEAEGRFDALAKMKTGEWRSLHAQLSLVLERTVSRSGQAESDWRITRWKTEKMDWIGGARKWFVETLDTALPRAEDLAKARHSAHYEATVKYYREGMKPPHPYFAPISVNQKEGIAIGDVNGDGFDDIYVTVRIGKNMFFRNRGNGTFTEEAAAFGLDLPGHTTCALLADFDNDGDLDAMLGRSLLKTTYLENRQGRFVQHPIPKFMPMAVISMSAADFNGDGLLDVYLCTYRPASPAGASPAGGVAQVKEGDFDWPDEFFSPELARDYRRRLAEHKQRKGVTVLDQLGPPNVLLVNRGGGRFEPASENSTVGIYRNSLQATWGDYNEDGKPDLYVANDWGVDVLFRNDGAAGFTDVTTEMGLTPYGFAMGASWGDYDNDGREDLYVSNMYSEAGRRMTGKIPGLDNMFMESAMGNWLYHRQPDGKFKQVAGMEPPAMTVMNAGWSWGGCFADFDNDSFLDLYVLSGYFTAPAELSSELDIESNLWRTMVRTDESLARPSFRFSPEWKRTHAPDNLGPQIDARLAGIEREGDKVLVHSLNGNERNHYFHNRGGRSFLDVSAISGLDNVADSRGFALLDYDRDGWQDVALVNANQPLFNLYRNEMSAAGRQGGMIAVRFVGGSRSSAPSKGLACRDGYGARISVDLGSQKLVREHRCGDGWSTQNSATLIVGVGQQTTVAALSVRWPSGKTAATQNISEGTLLTIYENPADSPTRTEFVRAPYRGAKP from the coding sequence GTGAAGAAGAAACCCAGCTCAGGCCCTGTGCCGAAAAGCCCCGTCCCGTCAGCCCTTTGGTTTTACCTCCTCCTGTTTCTGTCCTGGGCCTGCGTGGCGGCCCTGTTCAAATGGGACGCGGCGTGGGTCCCGGTCTCGGTGGTCGTTTTCGCCTTGGTCGCCTCCTGGCTGGGACGGCGCCAGCCTATCGTTCTTCGGGTGCTGGTACTGGCGACCTTGGTGTTTCCCATCTGGAAGAAGCTGGACCCAAGATTTCCGTCCGCGGGATCCTCGTTTGCTTCCTATCGTCCCAAACTCATGGGCGACGACGCGGTCATCAGCACCCTGGTGACAGCCGAGGAAACCTGCCTGGCTCTGACACCCCACATGAGCGTGCTGTCCCGGGGCTTGATGACCTTGCGCTTGCCAGGTGCCGGTGGAGAAGCTGTGTTTGCTCCCTCCGTGCAAGTTTTGGACCTGGGGCCTTTGCCGCCGATGAGCAGCACCGACTCTCAGGGCATCGAGTCCCGCGTCTGGCCGCTTGCCGCGGGGTTCAAGGTCATGTCGCCGGTGGATTTGTGGCGTCCGTTGTTCGATGCCGTGGCCTCGTTTGACCACGCCAAGGTCATCATTGCCACCGGACAGCATCCCGGTGGTGATCCAGGTCGGTTCGAAGCGGAGGGACGGTTTGACGCGTTGGCAAAGATGAAGACCGGCGAATGGCGATCGTTGCATGCGCAGCTATCCCTGGTTTTGGAGCGAACCGTGTCTCGCTCGGGCCAAGCCGAATCGGATTGGCGCATTACCCGCTGGAAGACCGAGAAGATGGATTGGATCGGAGGCGCTCGGAAGTGGTTCGTTGAGACTCTCGACACCGCCCTGCCGCGTGCTGAGGACCTGGCCAAAGCGCGTCACTCCGCGCACTATGAAGCGACGGTGAAGTATTATCGGGAAGGCATGAAACCGCCGCATCCCTACTTTGCGCCCATTTCGGTAAATCAGAAGGAGGGCATCGCGATCGGCGACGTCAATGGGGACGGATTCGATGATATTTATGTGACGGTCCGGATCGGTAAAAATATGTTCTTCCGCAATCGTGGCAATGGCACGTTCACGGAGGAAGCGGCAGCGTTCGGACTAGATCTTCCCGGGCACACCACCTGCGCGCTTTTGGCGGATTTTGACAACGATGGGGATCTGGATGCGATGCTGGGGCGCAGTTTGCTTAAGACCACCTATCTCGAGAATCGGCAAGGTCGGTTCGTGCAGCACCCGATTCCCAAGTTCATGCCGATGGCGGTCATCTCGATGTCCGCGGCTGACTTCAACGGCGATGGACTACTGGACGTTTACCTGTGCACGTATCGCCCCGCTTCGCCGGCCGGAGCCAGTCCGGCCGGAGGCGTGGCGCAGGTTAAAGAGGGTGATTTCGATTGGCCGGACGAGTTCTTCTCGCCGGAGTTGGCACGGGACTACCGGCGTCGGTTGGCGGAGCACAAGCAGCGCAAAGGTGTCACGGTGTTGGATCAGCTCGGCCCCCCGAATGTGCTGCTCGTGAACCGTGGAGGCGGGCGTTTCGAGCCAGCCTCCGAGAACAGCACCGTAGGAATCTACCGCAATTCGCTCCAGGCCACCTGGGGCGATTACAACGAGGATGGGAAGCCGGATCTTTATGTCGCCAACGATTGGGGAGTGGATGTGCTTTTTCGCAACGACGGGGCGGCTGGCTTCACCGATGTGACTACGGAAATGGGGCTGACTCCGTACGGGTTTGCCATGGGAGCCTCGTGGGGTGACTACGATAACGATGGTCGTGAGGACCTTTACGTTTCCAACATGTATAGCGAGGCTGGACGCCGGATGACGGGCAAGATTCCGGGCCTGGACAATATGTTCATGGAGTCGGCCATGGGAAATTGGCTGTATCATCGGCAGCCCGACGGCAAGTTTAAGCAGGTGGCCGGCATGGAACCGCCGGCGATGACCGTGATGAACGCGGGTTGGTCCTGGGGTGGATGCTTTGCTGACTTCGACAACGACAGCTTTCTCGACCTGTATGTGCTGAGTGGGTATTTCACCGCTCCGGCTGAGCTGTCGTCCGAATTGGACATTGAGAGCAATCTGTGGCGGACGATGGTTCGTACTGATGAGAGCCTGGCACGGCCTTCCTTCCGATTTTCACCCGAATGGAAACGCACCCATGCCCCGGATAACCTGGGACCGCAGATCGACGCACGGCTGGCGGGAATTGAACGTGAGGGTGACAAGGTATTGGTGCACTCTCTGAATGGTAACGAACGCAATCATTACTTTCACAATCGGGGAGGGCGCTCGTTTTTGGATGTATCCGCAATATCTGGGCTGGATAACGTGGCTGACAGTCGAGGGTTTGCGCTTTTGGACTATGATCGCGATGGCTGGCAGGACGTGGCGTTGGTGAACGCAAACCAGCCCCTCTTCAATCTGTATCGCAACGAGATGTCCGCAGCCGGACGCCAGGGCGGGATGATTGCCGTCCGTTTCGTGGGTGGGAGCCGCAGCTCCGCGCCGTCCAAGGGGCTGGCGTGTCGGGATGGATACGGTGCGCGCATTTCCGTTGATTTGGGCTCGCAGAAACTCGTGCGCGAGCATCGTTGCGGCGATGGTTGGTCGACACAGAACTCGGCCACCCTGATCGTCGGCGTGGGCCAGCAGACCACCGTGGCTGCTTTGTCGGTCCGGTGGCCCTCAGGCAAGACCGCTGCCACGCAGAACATTTCCGAGGGAACTCTGCTGACGATCTATGAGAATCCTGCGGACTCGCCGACTCGAACTGAGTTCGTCCGCGCGCCCTACCGTGGTGCTAAACCTTAG